The Candidatus Omnitrophota bacterium genome includes the window TGAGCACATTCTCTAAAACGGTAAATTCTGATAATAAATGATAAAATTGAAAGACAAAACCTATCCTCTTATTTCTTATACCGGAAAGCTCTGTTTCGTTTAAGGCATAGATATTCTTCTCTTCAAAAATAACCTCACCCCTTGTCGGCGTATCCAATCCCCCTAAGATATGTAACAGAGTAGATTTACCCGCGCCTGAAGGCCCGACGATGGCTATAAGCTTACCCTTATCTATGTTTAAATTTACGCCCCTTAATACTTCTAATTGCTTATTGCCGTTATAATAAACCTTATGTATATTCTTAGCTTGTAGCATGTTAGGTCTTAGGTCTTAGGTCTTAGGTCTTAGGTCTTAGGTCTTATTCCCATGACCTATCACCTACAACCTACCACCTATTACTATTCGTACCTTAATGCCTCAACCGGCTTTAATTTTGCCGCCTTGCTTGCAGGATAAATAGTTGAAATCAAGGTAATGGCCATGGCTGAGAGAATAATCAAGACAATATCCGGCCAGAATTCTATGGATACAGGTAATCTGTCTATATAATAAATATCCTGCGGCAATTTTATAAACTGGTATCTTTTTAATAAGGCGCATAGCGCCATACCGCTTGCCGTACCCAATAAAATCCCCGATATTCCGATAGTCAGGCCTTCAATGGTAAATATGTTTCTTATCTTTGCCGGGGTCATGCCGATTGCCTTCAATATTCCGATATCCTTAGTCTTCTCCACCACCATCACTATCAACGTGCTGATGATATTGAAAGAAGCAACCAGTATTATCAAAGTCAGGATGATGAACATGGTGATCTTCTCTAATTTTAAGGCGGCAAAGAAATTCTGGTTTACTTCCATCCAGGTTTTTAAATTGAAATCAAAACCCAGCGTCCTGCTAAGTTCGCCCCTTATCTTATCCGCCAGATAAATATTATCTAATTTTATGGCTACGGCGCTAAAGGCATCACCCAGGCCCAATATCTCCTGTCCCGTTTTCAGATTAGTAAAAATCAGGTTCAGGTCATAATCATACATCCCTGAATTAAATATGCCTACAACCCTTAAAATACGCTCTTTGCCAAAAGGAGAATAAGTCAACAATTCTGAATTTAAACCTAAGCCCAGGTATGCGGCTAATTCCCTGCCGATGATTACGCAGTCCGGCTTAAGGTTACGCATATCCCCGCTTATAATATATTTTTCTATCTTGGTAACCGAGCCTTCCGTATCGGGGTCTATACCTTTGATGCCGACGGCAAGAAGGCGGTTCTCTTCCTTTAACAAGACCTGGCCCTGCACATAAGGGCTTGAGCCTTTGACGTGTTTATTCTCGGAAATCTTTTTTACTATCCCGGCGTATTCCGCGCTATCTATAGCCTTAAAACCCGTCAGCGTTATGTGCGAATAATTACCGACTATCTTCTCGCGCAGGTCATTATCAAA containing:
- a CDS encoding ABC transporter permease, with the protein product MKAELFISWRYLLTKRKEKFISLISIISVLGIAIGVAALIVVIAVMSGFDNDLREKIVGNYSHITLTGFKAIDSAEYAGIVKKISENKHVKGSSPYVQGQVLLKEENRLLAVGIKGIDPDTEGSVTKIEKYIISGDMRNLKPDCVIIGRELAAYLGLGLNSELLTYSPFGKERILRVVGIFNSGMYDYDLNLIFTNLKTGQEILGLGDAFSAVAIKLDNIYLADKIRGELSRTLGFDFNLKTWMEVNQNFFAALKLEKITMFIILTLIILVASFNIISTLIVMVVEKTKDIGILKAIGMTPAKIRNIFTIEGLTIGISGILLGTASGMALCALLKRYQFIKLPQDIYYIDRLPVSIEFWPDIVLIILSAMAITLISTIYPASKAAKLKPVEALRYE